The segment GCAGCGTGTGCGTATATCATTTCGGAAGACGATAAACGGAAAAATGGTTTAGATGAGGAACAAACGGAACAAACAGCATAATGAAACATTAGTTTTATGAGGCGCGTCTACGAGAAGGCGCGTTTTTCTGCTAGAGGAGAGGCGGCCTTCTATCACGACATAGATGCTTTTCGGGCAAATACATGGTGAAAGAGGCCTTCTCATGGAATGAATGACCCAGGTTTATAAAAGGGTAGACATTGCGCCCATACTGACTAACAGCATAATAATTCCAAAAAAAACGGTTGCAAACGAGAAGAATAGCACCCTTTCTTTTCTTATAACAAAAGATAGACAAAACAAAAACGCGGGAAATGGAAACAGAATACTTAGCAGATCCCAGTTAGTAGAAAAATAAAATATGGCAAATAGAAGAGCAATATATCCTGATATTGATCTAACTAGAAGTGTTAATTTTTGTTTTCCAGTTTCCTGAACATTCCATAGACCAAGAAAATTTTCCGTTTTATCTTTCAAGGGTTTCTGATCTTCATAATATAGGTACATAGGTTGGAAGTAAGGTATTTTATTCTGAACTAAATCTTTCCCCCAAATAAATGGCTCTCCTGCAATATTAAATGGGCTATATGGTTGTTTGTTCTGCACAATAACTTTTGGGTAAGCTGGTAGCGGCTGGTGTTCTATGTCAATAGAAAAAACAATGCGTTGATGCTCCGTTTTTCCAAAATATGTTTTCCAAAACAAAGTTTGAAATGGAGAGAAAAAATATCTCCATAGCTGTCTTTTTACTGTAGCAGCCATACTTGTATCGACAGGTATCCAACCTTCTTGTTCGAGATAAATTTCATTCCATACATGCGCCCGATGATTTCCACCTGTAAATGCCCCTACCATGATACGACAAGGAATTCCAACTGCACGACAAAGCGCTGCAAATAAAAAAGAAAATTCACCACAATCTCCTTTCTTACTTTTGAGGAAATGGGTAACTCCTCTAGCTTTTGGGGGGAATTTATATTTATAATTTTTGACGATATAAAAAAATAGTAGTTTGGCTTGCTCTTTTGGATTTTCCACCCCTTTAGTAACGTGGGAAGCAATGTCCTTTACTTTTTCGTTTACGCAAACCATAGGTGTGGATCTTAAATAATAATTTTTTTCTTCTTGTGTTAATTCGGGCAAAGTATCTTCCGTATTGTTTAACAATTGTATTTTATAAGAAGCTTTTATAGTTTCATTGGGTTTGATTTCATAAAAGCTAATTTGATTTCCAATTGTATCTTCATTTGTTTGACAAGGTGGCGTTTTCTTTTCGTTCATAACCTGCTGATGTTTCGTATCTGGTGGGGTTGCTAACCATAAATACACGTTAGCTGAGGTAGGATTTTTATATTGAAATGTATACACTACTTTATTGTCCAAATCTTCACCTGCTTTATTATTTTTATTTAGCGTATAAGATGCTGTGGACTTGCTTTAGAATTCATAAATAAGTACTAAGTAGGAACTAAATATCCAAAACACGGGGGGCCTTTAGGTCATATCCTTGGGCTACAAACAATCAGTGGAGGATGAAAAAGCCCCCACTGATTGAGATTTTATAGGTATAATCTGCAAACGTTAGCTTCTGTCGGGAAGTCTACAAAAATCACCTTCACAGCCCCCAACGGGAAGTATTTTTCGTTTACTTGCCAACCAGTCATATATTTTGGATCCTACTCCTATCCATATAGATAGTT is part of the Virgibacillus dokdonensis genome and harbors:
- a CDS encoding transglutaminase-like domain-containing protein — its product is MDNKVVYTFQYKNPTSANVYLWLATPPDTKHQQVMNEKKTPPCQTNEDTIGNQISFYEIKPNETIKASYKIQLLNNTEDTLPELTQEEKNYYLRSTPMVCVNEKVKDIASHVTKGVENPKEQAKLLFFYIVKNYKYKFPPKARGVTHFLKSKKGDCGEFSFLFAALCRAVGIPCRIMVGAFTGGNHRAHVWNEIYLEQEGWIPVDTSMAATVKRQLWRYFFSPFQTLFWKTYFGKTEHQRIVFSIDIEHQPLPAYPKVIVQNKQPYSPFNIAGEPFIWGKDLVQNKIPYFQPMYLYYEDQKPLKDKTENFLGLWNVQETGKQKLTLLVRSISGYIALLFAIFYFSTNWDLLSILFPFPAFLFCLSFVIRKERVLFFSFATVFFGIIMLLVSMGAMSTLL